Proteins found in one Primulina eburnea isolate SZY01 chromosome 16, ASM2296580v1, whole genome shotgun sequence genomic segment:
- the LOC140816776 gene encoding uncharacterized protein, translating to MEKTYVVFNGRTPGVYERWEEAQAQVNGFRGACYKGYSNKEKALRAFDEHMKKPFVAAGSSSTSAPISSATFGPTCSSTAAPNSSSTSAPSSSATFGPTCSSTAAPNSSSTSAPSSSLKKKQNEKIAELVHAQVELAREHQRNALRMEKLSEELKVLLESLKFGDDD from the exons ATG gaaAAAACATATGTTGTTTTTAATGGTAGAACACCTGGTGTTTATGAGCGCTGGGAAGAGGCTCAAGCACAAGTTAATGGCTTTCGAGGTGCTTGTTACAAGGGATATAGCAATAAAGAGAAGGCATTGAGAGCATTTGATGAACATATGAAGAAACCTTTTGTTGCTGCTGGTTCGAGTTCAACGTCCGCTCCAATTTCCAGTGCAACGTTTGGTCCGACTTGTAGTTCGACAGCTGCGCCAAATTCGAGTTCAACCTCCGCTCCAAGTTCGAGTGCAACGTTTGGTCCGACTTGTAGTTCGACAGCTGCGCCAAATTCGAGTTCAACCTCCGCTCCAAGTTCgagtttgaaaaaaaaacaaaacgaaAAAATAGCTGAATTGGTTCATGCTCAAGTAGAGTTAGCACGCGAGCATCAGAGAAATGCATTAAGAATGGAGAAGCTATCTGAAGAGTTGAAAGTCTTGCTGGAATCTCTTAAATTTGGTGATGATGACTAG